A region from the Gossypium hirsutum isolate 1008001.06 chromosome A08, Gossypium_hirsutum_v2.1, whole genome shotgun sequence genome encodes:
- the LOC107948221 gene encoding polyadenylate-binding protein-interacting protein 10 isoform X2 — protein sequence MAVAENAGAKIGSAGQNLESTVASANAPDKSKPRTDSVTDAKEANFQQLKPVAATINDGDSNIKMQNGFNKNQQQMLTKTAGCNEFSNMENGGDGKIFNNHMNNLVEILSKLNPLAEEFVPPSLANHHHNLNDNQNQNKGFLQNGFGYSTDSFVVYTNSGNTNGHTNRRRNNFSQGKRRLNGRTNMAQQEDVIRKTVYVSDIDLQVTEELLAGLFLSCGPVVDCRICGDPNSVLRFAFVEFYNEEDARAALNLSGTILGYYPIRVLPSKTAIAPVNPTFLPRSEDEREMCTRTIYCTNIDKKVTQADVKLFFESVCGEVQCMRILGDYHHSSRIAFVEFTMAESAITALNCSGAVLGSLPIRVSPSKTPIRLRALLPAMN from the exons ATGGCGGTTGCTGAGAACGCTGGGGCGAAAATTGGGTCGGCGGGACAGAATTTGGAAAGCACTGTAGCGTCGGCAAACGCTCCAGACAAATCAAAACCCAGAACTGATTCCGTGACTGATGCTAAAGAAGCCAACTTTCAACAGTTAAAGCCAGTAGCAGCTACCATCAACGATGGCGATAGCAATATTAAGATGCAAAATGGTTTTAATAAGAACCAGCAGCAGATGCTGACAAAGACGGCTGGGTGTAATGAGTTTAGCAATATGGAAAATGGGGGTGatggtaaaattttcaacaaTCATATGAATAATTTGGTCGAGATTTTGTCCAAGCTTAACCCTCTGGCTGAGGAATTTGTGCCTCCTTCCCTTGCTAATCATCATCATAATCTTAAtgataaccaaaatcaaaataaagggTTTTTGCAAAATGGCTTTGGATATAGTACTGACAGTTTTGTAGTATACACTAATTCTGGCAACACCAATGGACATACTAATAGAAGA AGGAATAACTTTAGCCAAGGGAAGAGAAGGTTGAATGGTAGGACCAATATGGCACAGCAAGAGGATGTAATTAGGAAGACCGTTTATGTATCTGATATTGACCTACAG GTTACCGAGGAGCTTCTTGCTGGTCTCTTTCTGAGCTGTGGACCG GTTGTTGATTGCCGCATTTGTGGTGATCCTAACTCTGTTCTCCGCTTTGCCTTTGTTGAGTTCTATAATGAAG AGGATGCTAGGGCTGCTTTGAATTTGTCTGGGACTATTCTTGGTTATTACCCTATAAGAGTGCTGCCTTCCAAGACTGCAATTGCACCTGTGAATCCAACCTTTTTACCGAGG TCTGAGGATGAGCGGGAGATGTGCACAAGGACTATTTATTGTACAAACATAGACAAGAAG GTTACTCAAGCTGATGTCAAACTCTTCTTCGAATCAGTTTGTGGGGAG GTTCAATGCATGAGGATATTGGGAGACTACCATCATTCATCTCGTATTGCTTTTGTTGAGTTTACAATG GCAGAAAGTGCAATCACAGCTCTTAACTGCAGTGGTGCAGTTCTGGGATCATTGCCCATAAG AGTAAGCCCATCAAAGACGCCTATTCGACTCCGTGCTCTACTCCCTGCGATGAACTAA
- the LOC107948221 gene encoding polyadenylate-binding protein-interacting protein 10 isoform X1: protein MAVAENAGAKIGSAGQNLESTVASANAPDKSKPRTDSVTDAKEANFQQLKPVAATINDGDSNIKMQNGFNKNQQQMLTKTAGCNEFSNMENGGDGKIFNNHMNNLVEILSKLNPLAEEFVPPSLANHHHNLNDNQNQNKGFLQNGFGYSTDSFVVYTNSGNTNGHTNRRKRNNFSQGKRRLNGRTNMAQQEDVIRKTVYVSDIDLQVTEELLAGLFLSCGPVVDCRICGDPNSVLRFAFVEFYNEEDARAALNLSGTILGYYPIRVLPSKTAIAPVNPTFLPRSEDEREMCTRTIYCTNIDKKVTQADVKLFFESVCGEVQCMRILGDYHHSSRIAFVEFTMAESAITALNCSGAVLGSLPIRVSPSKTPIRLRALLPAMN from the exons ATGGCGGTTGCTGAGAACGCTGGGGCGAAAATTGGGTCGGCGGGACAGAATTTGGAAAGCACTGTAGCGTCGGCAAACGCTCCAGACAAATCAAAACCCAGAACTGATTCCGTGACTGATGCTAAAGAAGCCAACTTTCAACAGTTAAAGCCAGTAGCAGCTACCATCAACGATGGCGATAGCAATATTAAGATGCAAAATGGTTTTAATAAGAACCAGCAGCAGATGCTGACAAAGACGGCTGGGTGTAATGAGTTTAGCAATATGGAAAATGGGGGTGatggtaaaattttcaacaaTCATATGAATAATTTGGTCGAGATTTTGTCCAAGCTTAACCCTCTGGCTGAGGAATTTGTGCCTCCTTCCCTTGCTAATCATCATCATAATCTTAAtgataaccaaaatcaaaataaagggTTTTTGCAAAATGGCTTTGGATATAGTACTGACAGTTTTGTAGTATACACTAATTCTGGCAACACCAATGGACATACTAATAGAAGA AAGAGGAATAACTTTAGCCAAGGGAAGAGAAGGTTGAATGGTAGGACCAATATGGCACAGCAAGAGGATGTAATTAGGAAGACCGTTTATGTATCTGATATTGACCTACAG GTTACCGAGGAGCTTCTTGCTGGTCTCTTTCTGAGCTGTGGACCG GTTGTTGATTGCCGCATTTGTGGTGATCCTAACTCTGTTCTCCGCTTTGCCTTTGTTGAGTTCTATAATGAAG AGGATGCTAGGGCTGCTTTGAATTTGTCTGGGACTATTCTTGGTTATTACCCTATAAGAGTGCTGCCTTCCAAGACTGCAATTGCACCTGTGAATCCAACCTTTTTACCGAGG TCTGAGGATGAGCGGGAGATGTGCACAAGGACTATTTATTGTACAAACATAGACAAGAAG GTTACTCAAGCTGATGTCAAACTCTTCTTCGAATCAGTTTGTGGGGAG GTTCAATGCATGAGGATATTGGGAGACTACCATCATTCATCTCGTATTGCTTTTGTTGAGTTTACAATG GCAGAAAGTGCAATCACAGCTCTTAACTGCAGTGGTGCAGTTCTGGGATCATTGCCCATAAG AGTAAGCCCATCAAAGACGCCTATTCGACTCCGTGCTCTACTCCCTGCGATGAACTAA